From the genome of Rhinoderma darwinii isolate aRhiDar2 chromosome 1, aRhiDar2.hap1, whole genome shotgun sequence:
tgtcaaaccacgagagattaactaaaacctcatatcacatgtccatgcattggtccaaaaggccagaagtgtgtgagagtgtaggctaaGGAAATGTGTGCCAAACCTTCTGTTGGGTGGTCGAAAAGAATAATAAAACGAAACAAAaccatgaacttttttttttttattaagggattcggaccaatcccaaatttttggctaaaaaaataacacaccaacatggtgtaacgaaaTCCAAACGaaaaacaggatcacacaatatacgtggccaggcctgcaccacacacaacagtgccgtccagaaatattggcaccaacacactcagaggtgttggtatagttgggctggggaggcatatgcctgcatttcagcaccactatgctggacctggagctgggtaggttgttcctggccagcatagtggtgctgatgtggtggctggaatgtgggccccgcgaagtggggagccatagggcgcatgtatggatgcggacgggccatatggggaacagggtgaaattggccaggcacctgggccgtgggtggcggcatgtaagtatttcgccactgctcgattgccgtgaaacacggatggggattgtgtggcggtctgcaagcgtcgatcaatgtgacgatcgacgcctgcagacggcccataaggtccatcggcaccaggcgtaggaggggcacaatgctgcggccaaaggcatcattgccatcctcctctgcggctcgcctCAAATACTCgagtacccgcgtatccacctgggcagatgtggagggctgtggggcacgaagacgccgactgcgggctcgcacgggccgctcctgggctggagagccaaccggccgttctgactggcctggtgcgggctcctggggtgtcggctcggggctgggtggcaggatattgggagcaggggcttcggccacagactcccccacgtcagtctcctctgctgtatcctccaaattgtcggtggttctacaaggaggcaaaaaattatgagtacaaaatctaacaatgcccacaacaacacgttgaCAGACAGGACCTGGACAAACACACAGTACACTCATGCAACGACATAAATGCgtacgtgcgcatatccatgatgtccttcaggaacatcagctgtttcgtataaatgtagggccgtttgcgagatgccccatctccgctgcgtcccttgtcacccatctctcgcctgaattgatcacggcagctccgccaccgtgtcttgatatcttggactggtgtatgtaacaaaaacaaaacacgccatcagaactatcacctctcactacaaaatgaagggccctgcaatggcaatgcggtgggacgtgcgaagcacctgctccaccaaagtttctcgtgctcatgtgcgcaatacacatacagggcccaggttttctataggcatgacaggcattgacagaaaatgcaaggtactcacccaaccgagtgcggtcacgggttcggcctgtctccaactcttgcccaaagaggtttttggccaccaactcccatgcgtcctccttcaccgtcctgttgtgatactcctcacatctgtTATCCCATATTGCTGGATGCTCCTGGATAAAAAGaatgaggcgctccacatccatcccgcgcggcatggctgtagtatgtggctgtgAAACACTCCAAAATATCCCCAGacaactctcctggcactggctagtcttgccccctcgcacttgaaaggcaggcacttcctggtttggagaagctttgtgtagctttatagactaattagaatggacataacagctcttgcgtgtttttcgcgcatgcaacgcaggaccgtccgtgtggcatgcgttgttttcacgcacccattgaagtcaatgggtgcgtgttgcgtgaaaaacgcaagattatagaacatgtcgtgagttttacgcaacgcactcacgcagcgcaaaatacacgcatcgtctaaacagccccatagactattataggtgcgtacgacacgcgtgaaaagcacgcgcgtataatacgctcgtgtaaatgaggccttagtgtcaatccgtcactgtcagtctcgtcacttgtcagttagtcagcgttcgtgtcagttagtaagtggtactaagtgttataaaaaaaacaaaaccaaaaaaaaattatttgtgtttagTGCTTtctgtgaacaaaaaaaaaaaaaaaatctaaaaaaaacttaGTGTTTCAGCGTTAGTTAGTGTTTAGTgtgaaaaaacggaaaaaaaaaaatctttgttatacAACGTAATGTTGTTACAGCTACGTGTGTATAAacgacatatatagacacacacacaaattaataaaatggctgcgaagcattacaccgctgaagaggcgtatgccatgatcgCATCTGATACGGACTCAGCGAGTGGTGAGGAACCAGAGTTCTTTCTCTCGTCCTCCTCTAGTCACAGcgaggaacctcctcgtagtcgcaggagggttagtgcccaagttctgcctgaccctgaaactgctgttctgcctgaccctggtactgccagcagtgattggtcacccccaaccaattacacaccccaaatcccagaatttactgctgcagCAGGAATTAACGTGCAGACGGAAGGGCTGCCTGTAATTGAATATTTCAAATTGTTCTTTACCGACAATTTGATAGagcttatggtggaccaaacAAACATCTACGCCCACCAATTTATAGCCGAACACccaaactcattttatgcccagcccaatcgttggcaaccaactaattgtgcagaaatgcaaaaatattggaGGTTAGttctcaacatgggtctcactaaaaagcccaaaTTGAGATTCTACTGGTCTACGGACATTTTATATCAAGTTTCCTGAAATCTACACCCCCGACAAAGAGATTTCagttgatgaatccctggtgcactttaagggtaggctgaagtttcgccaatatttgcccaataagcgcgccaggtatgggatcaaggtctacaagctgtgtgagtctgagaccggatacacatatgctttccggatctatgaggagaaggacaggacaatacagccccaAAATTGTCCCTCCGTCCTGTCCACAACAGGGAAGGTAGTGTGGGACCTCCTACACCCACTGTtagatcaggggtacaacttgtacttggacaactggtacacaagtgtacccctgttcaaatgtctaaaagacaaaaaaacggtggcatgtgggacggtccgaaaaaaccagcggcaccttcccaagaccctcatcggccaatccctgcaaattggagaaagcagggcattgctgcaggatgggatccTGTGTTTGAAATACCGGGATAAAAAAGATGTATGCATGCTGACATCTATGCATGATGCCAGGTGCACCCCTGTCCCAACATGTGGATTCACAACGTCCACAAGGAAAcctgtgtgcattcaggcatataataaattcatggggggtgtTGACCTGAATGACCAGGTGTTAAAACCgcacagtgccatgcggaaaagcaAAAttgtgtactccgcacagcttacatgtgccccacattataaactgaaataccattaatactcaaacaaaactactactaagcaaaatccacgctccaaaagccaaatggcgctcccacccatctgaatccTACAGTGTGtcgaaacagctgtttacttccacatatatagcaccgccatacccgggagaacctttttaacaatttttggggtgtgtctctccagtggcataatatgctgggcacgacatatttgccactgaattggcatatctggggaaaaattaaaatgtttactttgcaccattcgcagcgcattcatttatggaaaagacctgtgggtgaaaatgctcacttcacgccttaataaatgccttgaggggtgtagtttctaaaatggggtcacttctcaggggtttcttttattacttcatatcagagccctgcaattgtgaaccaatactttatatgtcgccaaattaggcctcaatttcgtatggtgctctttcactcctgagccctgtcgaatgtccaggcaaaatattagggcccccatgtagggtgattctaaaaccgggaaacacagcataataattagagagcggtcttgttatggtagcacaagctgggtaccacatattggcatatctattgaaaaatcccatctttactctgcaatatcgagtgcacactaatttctgcaaaacacctgcggggttaacatgctcactacacccctaggtgaataccttgaggggtgtagtttccaaaatggggtcacttttggggggtttccactgttttggtcccacaggggttttgcaaatgcgacatagcgaccagaaaccaatccagcaaaatctgtactccgaaaaccaaatggcgctctctttcccttctgagccctgccgtgtgcccaaaaatttgtttatgaccacatatggggtattgctgtactcgggagaaattgctttacaaatgttggggttctttttctcctttattttttgagaaaatggaaaaaaaatttgctaaagctacgtcttattggaaaaaaatatatttttattttcactgcccaattcaaataaaatctatgaaacacctgtcgggtcaaaatgatcactacacccctagattaattcctcaaggggtgtagtatcccaaatggagtccattttgggtagtttccactgtactggtaccttaggggttttgcaaaagcgacatggtgtcaagaaaccaatccagcaaaatctgtgctccaaaagccaaatgccgctccttctcttctgagccctgatgtgtattcatacagcagtttatgaccacatatgaggtattgccgtactcaggagaaattgctttacaaatgttgggttctttttttcctttattcgttgagaaaatgaaaccttttgagctaaagctacatcttattgaagaaaaaggatagtttttattttcactgcccaattctaataaattctatgaaacccctgtgggatcaaaatgcttactacacccctagatgaattcctcaaggggtgtagtttcctaaatggagtcactttttgggcgttttcattgttttgtcccctcaggggctttgtaaatgcgacatggcctccgcaaaccattcctgctaaatgtgatctccaaaagccaaatggcgctctttcccttctaagccctgccgtatgtccaaacagccatttatgaccacacgtggggtattgttttactcgggaggaattgctttgcaaatgtggtggtgctttttcgcctttagtccttgtggaaatgagaaaaaattagctaaacctaaattttctttgaaaaactgtagattttcattttcacggcctacttccaataatttctgcaaaaaacctgcggagtcaaaatgctcactatacccctagataatttccttgaggggtgtagtttcccaaatagtgtcacttttgggggatttccactgttttggcaccgcaagagccctgcaaacctgacatggtgcctaaaatatattctaataaaaaggaggccccaaaatccactaggtgctcctttgcttctgaggccggtgctttagtccagtagcacgctacggccacatgtgggatatttcctaaaactgcagaacctgggcaataaatattgagttgcatttctatggtaaaactttctgtgttataaaaaaaaatggactaaaaatgaatttctgcaacaacaaaaaatttaatttgtaaatttcacctctactttgctttaattcctgtgaaacgtataaagggttaagaaatgttctaaatgctgttttgaatacttcgaggggtgaagtttttaaaatggggtgacttattgggggttttctaatatataaggccctcaaagccacttcgcaactgaactggcgcctgtaaaaatagcattttgaaattttcttgaaaatgtgagaaattgcagctaaaactCTAAACCTTGtgatgtcctagaaaaaaaaaaaaaaaaaggatattcaaaaaacgatgccaatctaaagtagacacggtggatgttaattagcgactattttgtgtggtataactgcctgtcttacaagcagatacatataatttagaaaaatgcgaagttttgcaatttttcgctaaattttggcgtttttcacaattaaatactgaatgtatcgagcaaattttgccagtaacataaagtgcaatgtgtcacgagaaaacaatctcagaatcgcttggataggtaaaagcattccgaagttattaccacataaagtgaaacatttcAGAGTTgataaatgaggctctgtcaggaaggtcaaaagtggccaaagcgggaaggggttaaacagaataAATatgtaaaggaaggccttataggtctgctctcctggatccaattctggcttACTCTACCGCATGCCTGGCGTTCATATGCACCACTCTTTTTTTGATCAAAATGGAGCACGTCTGTGGGTTTACCACACTTTATGACTCCTCTTAGCAGCACCCCTTttagtaaacatttttaaaaactgtGTTGATGTGTAAAAAGGGTCTAAAAGCGGATTTCATTTTGCACACTCCATAAACCATTTCTATAGTGCATTTTGCTTGGTAAATCTCCCCCAGAGTTGGTACTTTGCTTACGTTGAGCGCTGTCAATAAAGTTGTATGAGGTGAAAGAAAAGGAGAAACTAAATCAGGTGACCGTCACGTGAAGAAAAGACCTTTGTTTGCAATTATTTTGCACGTGACTATGTACTTCGCATGCGTCCTGGTATCCCCCCCTCCCAACTCCTACGCATGCGTCCCGCGCAACCGCACAGTGAGGTGCGTCAGCAGACGGAGAAGCAGCAGGAACCGTGTGTGCCGGTGGGAGCGTGGGACATGGCGGATGGAGAGCGCTCCCCTCTCCTTCCCGATCTCGGGGACGGAGGGGGCATGGGTGCCTCGGTAGGTCCTGGAGCCCCTTCGCCGAGTACTGCACTTCCTTCGGTTACTCCGTACGGTGGTCCTGGGCCCGCCCCCAGCAACAAGCCGCAAGGTAAGGCTCCGCCCTCGGTGATTTTGTTTATTAGTGAGACCTTGAGCTCCGCCCATTTCTCAATCAGCCCACTCATGAGCCTGTGTGCGCGTTTCTGATTGGCTGGTGGAGCAAGTAGGGAGAGGGTAACAGCCGCCGTAGTCACCTCAAGCCTGGGGCGTGGCGTCCTTGTGTGCTAGTACATGGCAGAGTAGTCACACAGCTGTCATCTTGTTCTCTGCTGCTCCAGTGACTATTATATATGTCTGAATTGTCACTAAGTCACCCTGAGAAATGCATCTGTGACTGCACTCACTATATGTGGATATGGCACATCATGGCCTAAAGGTGGATGAAGCAATAATGCCACCTGTGAAGTGTCTGTGGTCCAGCAGAGCATTGTGGGCATTCACTACCTGCGCTCTGCTGTTGCACAATATACACCTGTCTTGTGACAAGGAGTGTCCTTTATGGTTACTACTCTGAGCAATGATGAGACTAAATAGATCAGATCATCACGTCATCCATACATCTGTGGCAACGTATATTCTGCCATGGTGACGTTGGTACGTCCCATATATACGTACACTTCCATCCGttcacatatatggacaccggTGCATACATACGTTCAGACTCCCCAAAAGGGTTGTAGTGTTATTAGTCCTTTTAGGATCCGTCGCCGTTTAGGAACATAAGCATGAGCTTTAAAAATACAAGGTCATACAGGTGTGCTCGCCCTATAACATTGCCCGTGTGCATATTACAGAAGTCCGGGGCGGCACTGCGTACGTTTTTGTGGGAATAGATCTTACATAGGTACAAGGTacataggtgtaatgtgtaggtgtcccaatacttttgtccatatagtgtatgtgtgggcGGTTCGTTACATATCACATGCCGCTAGCGACCAAACTGACAGTTCAGCGAACACACACACAGTCACGTCTTATTCTGCATCTGTAAACACCAGCATCGATCCGCAGATCTCTCTAGTAGCCACTTTTCTCATTTTAAaacctatgtacacctttgaatgatttttttaatttatatgaaTGTTTGTTGTTAAGAACTTTTCTCATtgactttttacaaaaaaaaattttattaaaattttttttagatttcacgatacagcttctatgtatcctgtatacatagaaactgtaacgTTCTCTCAGCTGAGATCGAGTCGTGTGTCCCTGACCGAACATCGATCGCTTCTAAGTCATGATTTAAGCTATAGGTCAGTTCTgatgacactttccctttaatgaccagctacattttttcgttttaggcctcatttacacgagcgtattatacacgcgtgcgacgcgcgtgcttttcacgcgtgtcgtacgcacctataatagtctatggggctgtttagacgatgcgtgaattttgcgctgcgtgagtgcgttgcgtaaaactcacgacatgttctatattcttgcgtttttcacgcaacacgcacccattgacttcaatgggtgcgtgaaaacaacgcatgccacactgacggtcctgcgttgcatgcgcgaaaatcacgcaagagctgtcaaactcctgaatgtaaacagaaaagcaccacgtgcttttctggttacaaacatccaaacggagtgtcaaattcgagatgagcgcaccgaacttcaccgggttcggccaaactcgttttgaccgaaaccggtaaaaaatgttcgggtacgcgacgtcaggagacagtcactgtccacggtgctgaaagcgttaaactggttcagcaccatggacagtgacttccgctccgaaaatccatgaacctgtaaaaaaaaaaaaaagttctgacttaccgataactccggtccgacctcccgggatgacagttaagtccaagtgacagctgcagccaatcacaggctgcagcggtctcatggactgcggcgtcatcctgggaggtggggccggatgacaagagtgggacacgtcaccaaggcaacggccgggagcccggactgggggaagcaggaagttcttggtaagtatgaaagt
Proteins encoded in this window:
- the LOC142742938 gene encoding uncharacterized protein LOC142742938, with the protein product MGDKGRSGDGASRKRPYIYTKQLMFLKDIMDMRTTTDNLEDTAEETDVGESVAEAPAPNILPPSPEPTPQEPAPGQSERPVGSPAQERPVRARSRRLRAPQPSTSAQVDTRVLEYLRRAAEEDGNDAFGRSIVPLLRLVPMDLMGRLQASIVTLIDACRPPHNPHPCFTAIEQWRNTYMPPPTAQVPGQFHPVPHMARPHPYMRPMAPHFAGPTFQPPHQHHYAGQEQPTQLQVQHSGAEMQAYASPAQLYQHL